The DNA region GACCGGTTGTCGCAGGAGCGATTATCGGCGCTATCCTGGGCGACGCCGTTTCTTATGGCATCGGGCGTTGGATAGGGCCCGGCGCGGCCAACAAATGGCCGCTCAATCGGTATCGATCGGGCTTGGCCCGCACCCGTCTCTTCTTCCGGAAATATGGATTCGCCTCGGTGTTTTTCGGCCGCTTTCTCGGCCCTATACGCTCGACCATTCCGCTCGTCGCGGGAATGATGGGGATGGACCATCGCCGGTTCCAGCTTGCCAACGTTTCCTCGGCCGTTGTCTGGAGCATCGCGATGTTGCTGCCGGGCTGGCTTGCGGGCCGTAGTGCGTCGGAACTTGATGCCGCTGGTTATCTGGAGAGAGGAATCGCGGCGCTGGCTATCTCTCTCGCCGCGGTTTTTGCCAGTGGAAGGATAATCAAGAAAATCTCTCCCGCAGTCAGCAAACGTCGTGGCCGGGCGATCGGCTCCCACCATGAATGCTGCGGCGGCAGGAGAGGGACCTGCGCCGGTCATTCCTGATTTTTCCCGTGTCTATTTTTATCCTATCCATAGGGATGGGTTAGTTCCGGCACGTCGCCGGCATTGTTTGAACCGCCGCCCAGCCGGCATAACAAAAAGGAGAGCATGACATGTCCGAACAGCCTTCCATCCATATGGGCCACGGCCAAATGGTCGATATAGTTGGCAAGACCTCCGACAAGTGGGAGATCATCTTTAGCGAGGCGGGTGTCGCCGACTATAAAGCGCCACCGCTGAAAGAGATCGAGGCGGATGCAATCGATGTTTCCGGCAAGATTTATCCCCTCGCTATCGCAGCCGGTCCGAGCGAATCCACGGTCGTCGCCAGTGGTCAGGTCGAGGGGGCCCACCGTGTGCGCGTTCGGGTCTGGCATGGGACCCATTTCCATACCCGAGAAGCCTTTTTGCCCGGCGCGGCACCGATCGAAGCCGTCACGGGGCCAAATGGCGGATCTCTCGCAACCTTCGACGAAGACCTGCAGTTGGAGGTCAAGCCGATCGACGCCACTACATGGGAACTCTTCTTCCTGAGGGACACGACGCTGGTCGGGCCGCTCGCTGCTGACGCCGTCGTCGTCCAGGCCATCGGCCCGAAAGCGGAAGATTACCAGATCCGCAACCTCAAGACCGAAAATCCTGGCAATGGAAGAACGCTGATCGTCGAAGGAAAGATCAAGGACGCCGTCTACGCTCGTATTTCCATCACGAAGAACGGTGGCGAGGCGGTGCGCAGCATCCCGGTCTTCTTGGCAAATTGACAGGCCAACAGGGCGTCACTTTGTCGTCCAAAGTTCTGCGAGAAGGCCGGGATCGCGACCCTGATGATCGCAATTCCGGCTCTTCCGGGTCATCTGTTGGCGGGTGGCAACCAATGATGGGGGCGTCATCGGATGTCACGATCTCAAATCAGGACGCCTTCGGCTTTCGTCAAAACAAGAGATTGTCAATGCTGCGGTTGTTGAAGAGGAGGGTAATAGCAGGTTAGTCGTCAGATTGTAGGCGCTGTCGCGTGGTGGCATCAAACCGATGGCGCGGGGGCGAGAAACCGTGCAATGACAGATGCCACGCTGTCTGGAAATTCTTCATGAACAGATAGCTTGCCGAATTGCAACCGCTCCGCTCGAACGTTCGGTAGCTCGGCCAAGACTTCCATTTCCGAGCGGGATTTCCGTGGTGTCTCCGCTCCGAAAATCATGAGGATCGGAGAGGCTACCTTGCTGGCGGCGTCCAGAAAGGAAGCGCGGTCAGTGAAACGGTCAAGTGCGCCCGTCACAAACCGCACGGAGCTATGCCGCGCACCCCGGCCACGGGTAACGGCCATCTTAGCTTGAAGCCTCTCATTCGAGAGCCACGCTGGATCGCTGTAGACATGTTCCCGCGCCATCCTCCTGACGACGAACTGGCTGACATTCGCGGCATAGAGCATGGGGCCTATCAGGGGATTGTCGACGGCGGCCCTGATCCGTGCGAACCAGGTTCTCTGCCCGTTCATCATCGTCGGCAGCGGCCCCCTCCAGGTCGGTGCGATAATAACGAGTTCCTGCAATGCCTCGTTGCAACGGGCCAGGTGGTAGAGCGCGTAGCTCGCCGCATGTCCGGCCGCGACCACCGCTTGTGGACGAAACTCGTCCAGGATCGTGGCAAAGAAAGCGGAGAGTGTGTCCGGCGTCCATTCCACGCGAGGTCGAGCTTCCGTTCCGAAGCCAGGCCAGTCCACCGAATGAACATGGAAGTCCTGCGACAGATGCTGGGCAAGTCCGGCCATCTCTCCGCTGGTCGAGATCGAGCTCAATGCTGGAAGCAGCAGCACCGAAGTACCGGCACCTGCCTCATCCACGGACACATCGATGGCAATACCGTCATGGACGAAGCGGAACGTCTTTTCTTCGGTCATGTCATTCGCTATTTCAGATAGGCGCGCATGACGTCGATCAGTTCGGCCGCCCCCTCGTTGCGGTCGTTCTGGGCCAAATCGGCGTCGGCGACGTGTAAAAGGATGTGGTCTTCGATAATCTCGGACATCAGGCCGTTGATCGCCCCACGGACGCCGGCAATCACCTGCAGCAGTTCCGCACAGCTCTTCTCGTCCTCCAGCATCCTCTCCACGGCTTCGATCTGGCCGCGGATGCGCCGGGTTCTGTTGATCAGCTTAGTCTTCTCTCGGATGGTGTGCGACATGCGTCGTCTCCCATGAAAGTGGCTGGGCCGGAATTATTTATAGGCGGACCAACGCTAATAGAATAGAGGGGTATAGTATTTTTTCTGGCTGTCACGACGCACCTTTGATGCTGGCAAATGGGCAGACCTCTGTTAGGACATGTTTTCCTCCTATCCCCTGGAGGGGATGCGCCAAGTTGGTTTCTTGTGTGTGGATGCGAACACGGTTATCCATGGGTATGATTCATCGCCGGGACAAAAGATCGACGGGTCTTGTCAGCGCCTTCATGGCATGCGTCGCCGTGCTTCTGTATTCGTTCTCTGCGATCGGATCGCACGCTCTGGCACTTCACGGCGCGGCCACCGTGCTCGCGGCCGATAACCATGCCCATGCAGATGGCGGCCATTCCCATGACGACTTCGACGTTCTAGAAGGCGACGCGGATGTCTCCGACCATCATCACGCGGATCACACTCACGAGAAGGCCGGGCTCCTCAGCCTTACCGGATCGAGCATCCGCTCGGCCGTGACGATGTCCTATTCGTCCCGTCCGGCGTCTGCCTCAGCAGGTCCCCCCTACGGCATAGAACGCCCGCCAAGACCGTGACCTCGTTTTTGATCGACGCCGCTCCGGCGGCCGTTTCAACGAATTGACGGAACTTGCAAATGAAGCAATCCTCTCCCGGAGGCCGAAGCCGCGCGTTTGTGCCCGGCTCCCCCGTTGTTCAATCCTTGCTCGTCCTGCTGTCAGTCCTTGCGCTGGCGGGCACTGCGGCAGCCCACGCAGTCGCGGAAGGCGACAAGGGCTACATCCAGGAGATCACGGGCATCAATCTGATCCCGTTCGTCTACCTGGGCGCAAAGCACATGGTGACCGGATACGATCACCTGCTGTTTCTGTTCGGCGTGATCTTCTTCCTCTACAGGCTGAAGCACATCGGCATCTATGTCAGCCTCTTCGCCGTCGGCCATTCGACGACGATGCTGCTCGGCGTCTATTATGGCTGGAACGTCAGCTCCTATCTGATCGACGCGATCATCGGCCTGTCGGTCGTCTACAAGGCGCTCGACAATCTCGGGGCGTTCCAGCGGTGGTTCGGCGTCCAGCCGAACACCAAGGCCGCGACCCTCATCTTCGGCTTCTTCCACGGTCTCGGGCTGGCGACCAAGATCCTCGAATACGAGATCGCCGAGGACGGGCTTCTCCCGAACCTCCTCGCCTTCAACGTCGGGGTCGAGATCGGCCAGCTCGTCGCGCTGACGATCATTCTCATCGTCATGAGCTACTGGCGCAAGACCAGCAGCTTCATGCGCCACGCCTACACGGTCAACGTCCTCATGATGACCGCCGGCTTCGTCCTGATCGGATATCAGCTCACCGGCTACTTCGTCGCATAAACTGCAAGGGAATCCCACATATGTTCAATACCCAATCACCAGTACCCGGCGACCTGCCGTCTTCGAAGCAGTTGCTCAGGTCGACAGTCATTGCCGCAGCCGCGGCCGCCGCGATCCTCGTCACTGTCGTCCTGCCATCCGAATACGGCGTCGATCCGACAGGCGTCGGTTCCGCGATGGGCCTGACGGAGATGGGGCAGATCAAAACCCAGCTCGCCGAAGAAGCAGAGATGGATCGCGTCAAGGCTACGACGCCGTCGCAGCCGGTCCCCGCCCAGGAAGGTTCGACACTCCTCGACCGCATCGTCCATGAGTTCGGAATCTCTTCGGCCCAGGCTCAGGAGATGCGGCAGGACGAGATGTCGGTGACACTCCAGCCGGGCGAAGGCGCGGAAATCAAGTTGGCGATGGTCAAGGGTGCGAAGGCAAACTTCTCCTGGACCGCGAACGGGGGCAAGGTCAACTTCGACACGCACGGCGACGGCGGCGGCGAAAACATCAGCTACGAGAAGGGCCGAGGCGCCGCCGAAGACAGCGGCGTCATCGTAGCCGCCTTCGACGGAAACCATGGCTGGTTCTGGCGCAACCGTACCAGCAGTCCGGTCACGGTCACGCTGAAGACCGACGGCGCCTATGCCGATATCAAGAAGATGATGTGAAGGGTCGGGGCCGCGTCGGTGGGCGCGGCCCCGCGGCATGAAGTTGGTTCCAGAAGCGGAGCTCAAATCCGCGAAGCGGCTCGAAGGACGGGAGAAACACGTGATTCCTCGACTGAGCGGCTTCTCCGCGAGGCGGCCCGTGTTGCAGGAGAGCAGCCTTATCCAACGAGATGTAAGGGTGTATAATCGGCACTCCTTGCATGAGCGGCAATGGCACCCGGTTTTCGCCGAGTGGGTTGCATTGCTGGACAACACTCATCGTGGACGAAAAGGATGGCATATGCCGTCGTCATTCTAACTATGGCGATCTTCTGCCTGGTTACACCGATCCACGCTCAAGACACCGCTTCAGCGTTCGATTTTTTCGGGCGTCATTGTCTGGTGGACGGACCCAATTTCATGCGGACGGGGACGATCGCCCTGGCACGAGGCTGGATTCCTCTCTCGACCGAGATCCTCATGACGCTGGCCCCCATGGAAAACCCGGAGGCCATCGAGGGCTGGCTTGTCGGCGAGCGGCGACAGCGGACTGTTGTCGCTGTGACCAGGGCGACGGTCGGTGGCAAAGCGGTGGAAGGCTGCACCATCGCAATGTCCGACATCGACAGTGTTGGCTTCGAGAGGAGCTTCTTCCAGCGGACCGATGCGGAAGTCGTTCAGGAAGAACGTGGTCCACGCCACGTCCACAAACTCTACAGCTTGATCTTCAGAGGGCGCAGGGAACTGGTCACCCTGATTGTCCCCGCCGAACCGGCGGAAAGGAACTACGTGGTTGGTAGCGTCATAGCCGAAACGCAACAGGAAAATTAACTGAAGGCGAGGCCGCGTTCGTCCCAGCCACCGATAGAAGGATGGAGGAGAGGCGAGACGGGCGTCCCGAACGGACAGGACTGGCAGTTTATCGCCATGGCGGCTTCGCGATCGATCCTTCGGACTACTCCAGCTTCGGAGTAACCCAGTTCTGGAACTGGGCAAGCAGATGGTTATCTAATTTGCATGGGCGTCCCAGTGCGCGATGCGGCCGCGGGCTTCCCTAGGTCCGCGCCCTAAGGGCCGCTTCCACCCGGTCGGCGCCATGCGTGACGATATAGGCGATCACCATGTAGACGACGACCGCGATCAAGAAGGCTTCGAGGTAGTAAAAATTCAGCGCGGCGGTCAGTTGCGACTGCGCAAAGATATCGACAACCTCGATGGCAAACCCAAGAGAGAGCGCCTTCATGATCACCATGAACGAGTTGGCGAGGTCCGGGATTGCCGCTACGATCACCTGGGGAAGCATGACCCGGCGGAACAATTGGCTGCGTTTGTAGCCCAACGAGTAGGCCGCGTCCGCCTGACCGGTGTCAAAGGAGTTCAGAGCGCCTTTCACGACTTCCGCCTGGAAAGCCGCGACGCAGGTGGTCAATGCGACGATGAGCGTGACCCAGTTCGGCGTCGCGTGACCGTTGAACTCGATCCCGATCAACGAGGCCAGGAACTGGAGGGCCGGTGGAAGACCGTAGTAGGCGAGGAAGATCACGATCACCATCGGGACGCCCTTGAAGGCGACCTTGTAGGCAACGACGAGCTCCCGCAGCACTGATACCCGCCGATACTCGACCATCGCAAACAGGCTGCCTACGATCGTCGAGAGGACGAAGATCGCAAGCGCCATGGCGAGCGTCACGGGAACCGCGCCAAGGATGTCCCAGAGATCGGGTAGAAGAACTTCGGAATCGAACATGTGATGACCTCCTCTTTGATCAGACGCTTGCCATCATGGTAACCTTGGCCGGCGTGGCCGCTGGCGCGAACTTCGAGTTCCGCATTTCGAAGAAGCGGACGACGAGCCATGCCACGAGGCACAGCAGCGAATAGATCACCGCCAGTACGAGATAGGTCTCAAACTGGTACTGGTTGTAGTCCCGCTCCATGACGAGATGAGCGGTCGCCATCACGTCCGCGGCCCCGATGTACATGACGAGCGCGACGTTGTGGATCAGGTAGATGATCGCGTTGCCGTAGCCGGGCAGGGCGATATGCACGGCCTGCGGCCCGACGACGCGAAGGATCTTTTGACGGAACGTGTATCCGAGACTGTCCGCGGCGTCGTGCTGACCTCGTTCTACGGCGAGATAGGCTGGCCGTAGAACCTCGGAGAGATATCCTCCATGGTAGAGGCTGAGGCCGACCATCGCCGCCACGTTAGGGGACACGAAGTCCTCGACATCGAACAGGTCAACCACCAACGGAAGCCCGTAAAAGGCGACGAACAACTGGAGCACGACGGGGACGCTGCGGGCATAGGACACGTAAAGGTCGGCAAATTGGCTGACCACGGGCGTCCTGCGCACCCGGAACGTCGTTGCAATCAAGGCCAGCACGAAGCCGGCGATCATGGCCGTGAACGTGATCGCAAGCGTCAGCGGCAGCGCCGATAGCAGCTCTGGGATCATTATGGATAAGTCCACTTCGGAACACTCCTTCTTTCAGTCTTGGGCCTGATCGCCGGTGTCTCAACCGAGCGTTACTTCATGTACGTGGTGATGTCCTCGCCGAACCATTTCTGCGAGAGCTTGGCGAGCGTGCCGTCGGCCTTGAGTTCCTTCAGCGCCTGGTCGATGCCTTCGGAGAGGGCCTTGTTCTCCTCGGAGCGGTGGATCAAGACGAAGGTGTTGTTGATAGCGACGGGCTCGCTCGCCTTGATGTCGAGCTTCTGCTGGTCGATGACCGTCTGCTCGCCGAGGTTGGACGGCAGAACCAGCGCGTCGTACTTGCCGTTCTGGACCTCCTTCAGGCGATCCGGATATGGAATGCCGGCGCTGGAAGCGGTGATCTCGATCTTATAGTCGGGGTTCTGTTCCTGCCACGCCGTGGCGAACTTGTAGATGCCGCCGCCGGCAGTGACGGGCACGATTTTCTTGCCGACGAGATCCTTCATCTCGTTGATGCCGCTGTCTTTGCGGCTATAGATCTTGATCAGGCTGGCGCCAATCGGGCTCTCCGGAATAAGAAACTGCTTTTCGCGAGCGGGCGCACGGTAGTAGCCGCCGGTCGCGATGTCGTACTTGCCAGTGACGAGGCCCGTCTCCTGAGCGATGTCGGCGGCGCCTTCCATCTCGAACTTGTACTGGGGCAGCTTCGCGTTAATGGCTTTCAGGACGTCGGGCTCGTAGCCCTGAGGCTCGACGCCGATCGCACCCCAGGACAGCGGCTTGGATTCGGCTGCCGTCGCGATCTTGATGGTGCGCACGTCCTGGGCATGGGATACGCCAGCCGTTGCGAGAGCGAATGCGACGCCGGCTATGGCGAGACCGAAAGTACGGCGGGAAGTTGACTTAATAGAAGGCATGTCAGGCATCCTTTCTCTACTGGATTGCAAGCTCGGAATTGAGGAATTGGGCAAGGCGTGGATTCGAAGGCGCGTCGAAGATCTCGGTCGGGCTGCCGTCGGCGGCGACGACGCCCCGATCCATGAAGACGATGCGGTTCGAGATGTTCTTTGCGAACTGCATCTCGTGGGTGACGAGCAGCGAGGTGATCCCCGACGACGTAACGTCCTTGATCACCCTAAGAACTTCGCCGACGAGTTCGGGATCGAGCGACGACGTGGGTTCGTCGAAGAGCATCACGTCCGGTTTGACCGCGAGCGCCCGCGCGATGCCGGTCCGCTGCAGCTGGCCACCGGAGAGCTGGGACGGGTAGCTGTCCAGCTTGTCGGAGAGACCTACCCGATCGAGCTCCTGCAGGGCGATCGCCCGCGCCTCGTCCTTTGACTTGCGCTGCACGACCACGAGCGGATCCATCACGTTCTGAACGACCGTCATGTTCTTGAAGACGTTAAACTGCTGGAAGACCATGGCCGTCCGGAGCCGAATC from Rhizobium sullae includes:
- a CDS encoding amino acid ABC transporter permease encodes the protein MDLSIMIPELLSALPLTLAITFTAMIAGFVLALIATTFRVRRTPVVSQFADLYVSYARSVPVVLQLFVAFYGLPLVVDLFDVEDFVSPNVAAMVGLSLYHGGYLSEVLRPAYLAVERGQHDAADSLGYTFRQKILRVVGPQAVHIALPGYGNAIIYLIHNVALVMYIGAADVMATAHLVMERDYNQYQFETYLVLAVIYSLLCLVAWLVVRFFEMRNSKFAPAATPAKVTMMASV
- a CDS encoding alpha/beta fold hydrolase, giving the protein MTEEKTFRFVHDGIAIDVSVDEAGAGTSVLLLPALSSISTSGEMAGLAQHLSQDFHVHSVDWPGFGTEARPRVEWTPDTLSAFFATILDEFRPQAVVAAGHAASYALYHLARCNEALQELVIIAPTWRGPLPTMMNGQRTWFARIRAAVDNPLIGPMLYAANVSQFVVRRMAREHVYSDPAWLSNERLQAKMAVTRGRGARHSSVRFVTGALDRFTDRASFLDAASKVASPILMIFGAETPRKSRSEMEVLAELPNVRAERLQFGKLSVHEEFPDSVASVIARFLAPAPSV
- a CDS encoding amino acid ABC transporter substrate-binding protein; this encodes MPSIKSTSRRTFGLAIAGVAFALATAGVSHAQDVRTIKIATAAESKPLSWGAIGVEPQGYEPDVLKAINAKLPQYKFEMEGAADIAQETGLVTGKYDIATGGYYRAPAREKQFLIPESPIGASLIKIYSRKDSGINEMKDLVGKKIVPVTAGGGIYKFATAWQEQNPDYKIEITASSAGIPYPDRLKEVQNGKYDALVLPSNLGEQTVIDQQKLDIKASEPVAINNTFVLIHRSEENKALSEGIDQALKELKADGTLAKLSQKWFGEDITTYMK
- a CDS encoding HupE/UreJ family protein; the encoded protein is MKQSSPGGRSRAFVPGSPVVQSLLVLLSVLALAGTAAAHAVAEGDKGYIQEITGINLIPFVYLGAKHMVTGYDHLLFLFGVIFFLYRLKHIGIYVSLFAVGHSTTMLLGVYYGWNVSSYLIDAIIGLSVVYKALDNLGAFQRWFGVQPNTKAATLIFGFFHGLGLATKILEYEIAEDGLLPNLLAFNVGVEIGQLVALTIILIVMSYWRKTSSFMRHAYTVNVLMMTAGFVLIGYQLTGYFVA
- a CDS encoding DedA family protein, which translates into the protein MEQFVERVGDFIHNHQAYAGLVATLIAFGESLILIGFAIPATALMLILGALVGAGTVEAGPVVAGAIIGAILGDAVSYGIGRWIGPGAANKWPLNRYRSGLARTRLFFRKYGFASVFFGRFLGPIRSTIPLVAGMMGMDHRRFQLANVSSAVVWSIAMLLPGWLAGRSASELDAAGYLERGIAALAISLAAVFASGRIIKKISPAVSKRRGRAIGSHHECCGGRRGTCAGHS
- a CDS encoding metal/formaldehyde-sensitive transcriptional repressor, with the translated sequence MSHTIREKTKLINRTRRIRGQIEAVERMLEDEKSCAELLQVIAGVRGAINGLMSEIIEDHILLHVADADLAQNDRNEGAAELIDVMRAYLK
- a CDS encoding amino acid ABC transporter ATP-binding protein, whose amino-acid sequence is MLELKNLKLSYGTTQILNGVDLSVKRGDVVSIIGPSGTGKTTLLKCINYLVKPASGTIAFDKLKMDYQRPDNTAIQAIRLRTAMVFQQFNVFKNMTVVQNVMDPLVVVQRKSKDEARAIALQELDRVGLSDKLDSYPSQLSGGQLQRTGIARALAVKPDVMLFDEPTSSLDPELVGEVLRVIKDVTSSGITSLLVTHEMQFAKNISNRIVFMDRGVVAADGSPTEIFDAPSNPRLAQFLNSELAIQ
- a CDS encoding amino acid ABC transporter permease, which encodes MFDSEVLLPDLWDILGAVPVTLAMALAIFVLSTIVGSLFAMVEYRRVSVLRELVVAYKVAFKGVPMVIVIFLAYYGLPPALQFLASLIGIEFNGHATPNWVTLIVALTTCVAAFQAEVVKGALNSFDTGQADAAYSLGYKRSQLFRRVMLPQVIVAAIPDLANSFMVIMKALSLGFAIEVVDIFAQSQLTAALNFYYLEAFLIAVVVYMVIAYIVTHGADRVEAALRART